The genomic region gtaccgacggcatactgtcactttaattcaataactttgcttctagtGGACCAAATGatatgaaatttggactgaaagccGTTAAAGGAtgtacctttcaaacaaaaataaccaCATTAATGTGCCACCGTCAGAAATCTACTTATGGAAAAACTCCTGTTTACTTTGTGACAGACCATGTAGTATATTTAGGATCATAATCCtgttaaaataataattttaatggcatttcttcttcagcataagGAAGCATGACCTATACAAGGATTCTGATGTATGCATGATGGTCTATGATGCCTGgtatacgataaaatggcaatatagcaggaaaaacatccccaaCTATCATATGGGCTCCCTCCTGTTTCAATGTCCTTACCGTATTCTGTGGCAAATGGACGTCTTACGTACTGACGACGGTCttttgatccaaacaacactACTTTGGATTCGTCAGATCACAAAACACTGCGCCATTTTTCTTGTACCAGTTGATATGGATTTAATCTTATCTTTTGGTTAATTTTCTAGGACGTGCATCGTTGCTGGCCGCTAGTTTCTACCGCCGcttttaatttcaaatcattgctgatcattttggGAGAGCACCCCAGTAGTTCTTGAATCTGCTGTTACGATTTTTCTTActtctctatttttttttcttcttatacTGTACGCCCCTAACGTCAAATAGCGGTCAGCTGTTTACATTCAACACCAATAActagcgtgcgtttgattccgaAAAAGctcaatggttttatcaggcatattatgtacttttgcctgtttaaatgatttcatttccctATTTTCgatcaaacgagcagttccttgaactttctttacggatttttTACCTCGCAAAGCGAGTACAGCGTCTTCaatgaaaccaaaaagaaTAGACCTAGCTATcagtttgttttcattcatttttctaatcgtcgcgagcgattttgttcgggatgacttcacctgctTCCCTAATACACTTTTGGCGTTCACCATCAACACATCTGCATCAACATACCAGCTGCATCAACCGCAAACCGTTGCGCCATGCCGAACGGTTACCCCGGAACTGGAACCAGTTGCCGGCGAGTTCCGGTTCTAACAGCGGATGATCGTCCATCGGTAGGgacgcggcggtggcggtggcggcaccgATGGCGACCTGTGGCACCTTCTCCTCCGGATGGCCGATTGTACCCGGACCACCGACAGACAGATGCCGATACACGTTACTCATTTggaacagaagaaaacaaGACCCACGCACAAGACTGCACACTCAATCGCTGCTGGGCGATGACTGACCACTagctcgctccctcgcttgTGCAACATCCGTTTGCTGGATACAAACgcagacagaaagagagagagggagagagagagtgtgtgcgacGATCGAATTCACAAGGCTTTGCGCCGGCGGAGGAGGTCGATGATAGGGCAGAATGTGCCGACAAAGGCAACACTTCTGCCAAGGGCTGATAAAAAATGGCTGAAAGGAAAGGTTGGTGCGAGAGCGGGGGTGCTTATCGGGAGTCCGGGCACCGCTGCTGCGAAATCTTCATCACAGAAAACCCCTCGCGATGAACCGTACCGTGTGGTGCCTATATGCTTGAACACTTGTATTTTAAGGGATGAGGAAGAAGGGGTTAAATGGAACATGAGGTAAATAGCTGCATATAGAAGCTGCCGAACAAACATACACCCCCATCGAGATATCTGACGGTCGATCAAATTGCACTGCCGTGAATGCCACTTGCAGGtgtaccgggcaccgggcaccgggcaccataTCTTTGCTCTCACCTCCAAATCATGCAAGCGCCACCACACACCCGTCCGCCGACCGTTTTGTATTAGTAAACACGTTTTATTGAACATATATAGTACGTACATATACAGATATAAtagatttgtatatttcataTTGCGCAGCGTAGAACTCGACTCAAcctcgataaaaaaaaacataacggCTGTTTGCCGTGACTActcgtcgccgttgccgttgtgttTCGCGATAGATGCGAAAACTCCCTCCCcagaacaaaaaggaaaaaaaagaaaactaggGAACAGCGCACTGTAAACATTGATAACAAAACTCTATTGGTAATAATTTAACCCCCATTTCTGTCCACCCCCTACCAACTGTTTCCCTCGCCAAACCGGGACAGGGACTGCGGTTGGAGGTGTAAActcgaataaattaaaaaaaaaaactcctttAACCTTAACCACTACTCGATCGATCCTCGATCGGTGTCCGGCGTCAAATGCAACGATGCAAGTGGGCAGGAAAAGACCCATGGGATGGGAGAGGGCGagaagggggggtgggtgggcgcGAATactcgaacaacaacaacaacaacaacatcaacaaatcGATCCAGCCGGCCCGTTCCGTTTCACCGTGCATCATTTTCGGCCCCTCAAAATGCTTCCCTTCccccgcacgcacacgcaatcACTCGAtttgattctctctctctctctctctctctctctctctctctctctctctctctccctctcgtctGTTGTGTTCTTGATCGCCATTCGCTTTGTTGCTTTGCGAAGATTGTGGTGCGGGGGCGCTAATGCGTTTGCCATGCACATAgtcaccgccccccccccccccccacaccccgTCTACCTTGCCTCTCCTACTCAAATGACATTTCGCGCGCTAACGCTCTCTGTGGTGTACATAGCTATCGATGTTACGAGCGATACCTGTAGcaacaaaatatcaaaacaCTGTTCGGCGCAACCCAAAAAGTGACACAACGCCGTTGCGTTAATAGTAGAGTGCTAGTTAGCCTAGTAGGCGGCGTGTAGTGCCCTGCGAAACGGAAACTGCAGCTTGGCAGCTTAAACCTTTTGTTGTGGCGGGTTGTTAGGTTTTTTGTAAAGGGGATGATCTCTCTGTAGATTACCGAACGCTCTATAATACCTAAAACGAACTGAATTTGGATTGGCCCTGCCTGGAATCTGGATTCGGACGGAATCCCCGCTACACCCCCTTCGCTCTAACTCCATTTGCTACTACCCCTCGGGCGGTGGCGTCGGCTCTCAGCTCTTTGAACGGCTTTATATATTCCGCTCTGTTTCCCTTCATCTgcttgtgtttctttttcttcttattcttctaCTTTCGTGCCTGCCCTCTCGCCCATAAaccctttttcttcgctttcactTCTCTCACAACACAGATCCCTTGTCTTCGcgcagtggctgctgctgctgctgctgctgggagtcGGTTTCGAGCCGCTTTCACTTTGGTGGGTTACGTCAGCGCAATGGCGCCAACAGCTATCTTCAGGGTTAAGGGTTTTTGGTTGAGGAGCTCGCCGGTCACCCGTGTTGTTGCCGGCTTCGAGACGATGCTGTGAGCCTGCGCGTTGTGTCGCTGACGCTGGAGTGAACATGTGCCCGGTcttgtgtatatgtgtgtgagagagagagataggataCAAGGGAAAGAGAACGGGAGAGAGGCGACCACCGGCAGGCAGGCGACTTAGACAGCGGCCGAACGATGCTCCACGTACAGGAAGTAGGTGCCGGCCGTATAGGCGAGGAAGTTGAACAATCCAAACACCTGCGGGGGCGAATGAGAAGTTAAAGGCGTAAGTGTAATCCGGGCACGGAGATCCCTATGGCGGATGCTTACACCAGCGGCTATGTTGGAACCTCGGCCGTGACCGTACAGGTTGGACCAGGAGGCGAGCTGTACGATGAAGGCGATGAAGTAGAGCAGCGTCGCTATTCCGGTATTGATGAGCTCCTGCATGGGGGATGTCatcgcgcgagagagagaagaagatggagagGTTAGTGAGGCCGCCAATGTTGGTCAACATTCGAAGCAACGTGCGCCGCGCTTACCGTGAGAATCCAGTTGATGGCCAGATTGAGCACCTCGCGGATACCCAGGAGATAAACGAACGTCCACAGCAGGGTAGCAATGAAGgaggtgacgacgacgaacagaaAGAAGTGGGTGCCGCCTATGAGGGCCGGCGATGCGCACGCCATGCAGATGATACCGAACACCTGTGTCGGGaaaaggggggcgggggcgggaGGGTGAAGTTTGTAGTTAGCGAGACCATTCGAGAATGCTTGACCTACACGGGAAGGGGCCCGGCCCCGCTCTCCACCCCTAATATGGGTGCAGCACCGCTCCTCGAACCTAGGGTCGGAATTGAATTGAGGAGCGATTGGCgcaacggcgacgatgagTGCCAGGCCCAGAAGTCAATTGGCGAGGGGCGTGAATTTCAAGGCCTGGGTGTGCTTGCCGATGAAGTCACCAGCAGTGCTAGCCGGCATCTTTCGATCcggaacggcgacgacggacATAACGAACGCAGAAGTGTGTGGGCGAGCGAGGTATGGTGGCGAAGAACAGCCATAAAACGGCGGTTGGAACCATaatgtggcggcggcggcggcggtggcgcgtCAACCGATTGCACCGCTGACGATGGCGTCAGCTCCTCACGAAGCAAACACGCCGACACCTAAGATACATATAAATAGTTCAATATCCCAGCTGGATTCCAATTCCAAGAGCTACTCCTACGCCAGCTCGAAACGTTGCATCGCTGTAGAGGTTCGGAAGCTTCACGCGCGGCAAAAACTGCAGCTGCTACCCTTATATAGGCGGAGGCGGACGGGAATGCATTACCTTTTTGTGCAACTTTCCTtcccaccttccccccccccccccccccccccggtgccgTGACTAATACAATACCCTCCGAAAACCATGTTGCTAGCGGTGCTGACTGATGCGCGCGAATGACTCGCTCACGCTGAGGGTGGATCATCGTGGTAAGCGATaagaacggcagcagcagcagcagcagcagcagcagcagcagcagcagcaggaaatgaGGTGTCAAGTGATAACCGGCTGACCGCTCTCGACTCCGAGTCCCTAAAGCTCGCATCGATCAGTGGTGGAGCATTCGCAACGCAATCTTCAGGAATGTGGTGTTGCGCAActataacccccccccccccttcccataGAGGACAAGGGCTaactccccaaaaacggagtaccaacaacaacaaccaggtAGATGTGTCATCCATCTTAGTATCGGTCACTTTAGGGCCGGCCTGACTCGCTGACACTGATCGCCCTTGACAGGTGTGACTGGCTGAGGTTGGGTTGGGCCGCCGGGGCGTGACTGTGACGACATCGGCCGCATCGGCTGCTTCCTGTGGTGGCGAGTGTCACTGCGTGGAGTGTGGAGTGCGCGTGTTCCGTTCTCCGTCTACGGAGTCTTACGTCGCGTAACCATGGGGAAAATTACATCCTTCCCCTCCCCTCgttttccggtccggttcggaaCCACCTGCTGAAATTGTTACGTCTGTAACGCGCAcaaccaccttcttctccttcattcAAATTCCAGCGACAACGAATCTGCTAGGCACCTTCCCGGTTCCCGCCTTTCCCTATTCTCGACGGcgcacaacaccaccaacgccgccGTCGTCTGACCTCAATTCCagcattttctctctcgctctctctctctatctctctctctctctctctctccctgggcGGGAGTCTTTGTCAACAGGAGGGCTGTGTGACTACCGGGGTGCACCGCTGGTATCGCTGCACCACTCGGGGGAAAAcagaaccaccccccccccccccccccacaaaagaGTGTCAACCGATATCCGGGGACTCGGCGGATGGTAGTGCGTGGTACACACGCGCGCATAATTTCCATAGAAACACGCTGATACGAGCTCCTCGGTACGAAGAGTGGCTGCAGTGGGGGGCCATGGAAGGCATATTAGAAAGGTAAGGTGGATGGACCCaaccggggggagggtggttttgATGGGAAACAGTGGACTGGGGAAGAGGTAAGTTCCCAGCgcagcaaaccagcaaaacCCGTTCTGGTACTGCTGTTTCACTGGacctggtgctggctggcggtttGTGGGACCTCATCAACGACTTCgagtccccgtccccgtctaCGCCACATTCTCGGACTTTCTGGTCGCTTTCTCCGCACTCTCGGCACGCACCTTCCTTACCAGTGCGCCAAGCAGGCCAGGCAAGAGACACCTCCGGGTACCTCGCTGCCGACGAAGAAGTTGCGACGCAGCGGCAGCGTTTGGGACCGGAGTCTAGGCTGCACATTGGCCTACTTTTTAGGGTCCAGGGCTCGGGGGGGGGATATTGGTTGCCTGCTTCGTCGGCCCTCTCCTCGGCTGCACTCCACATTTTCGGACTGTCTGTTCAGCAGCACGTCAGCGACCATGGACctcttgtttggttctattcTTTCTGCTGCGTCCTTCCCTCCGGGCACTGCCTAAACAAAGGAGACGCTCGATGACGTTGCTCCCTAAATTAAACCcttctcacacacacacacactcatgcTCCAGTTTATGACCGTAAAAGTGCAGCGCGCGAGGaccacatcaacatcatcgcgGAATGGGCCACGCcgtaacaaaaataaaacaacagtTTGCTGGCGTGCTGCAAGACCGGCCTGGCCATATGTGCACCAAAGGGCACAGGCGGCAGTGTGTGTGATCATAGAGCTAGGAAGGTAGTGCAGCAATTGATTCTTACTAGTCAGCACAGCCCCCCCTAGTAGTAGTAAAGCTTGGAATACATTAAATTTGGCACAGCACTCTTCTACTCTCTGCCGTgcccctagtggtcgctttgctactctgttggtgtctttttaaaggttatagtcttttctttttgtgataaaaaaattgtcaaaatcgaaccataccatcaaaagttatcgccgatagAACacgaggggtgaaaaaaaaaatcctgcacactcactatgaaatctaaattcgactggagtaaaaacccacgcaaaactgcattttggcaaaaaccagcaatcgtagagggaatacgaaagcaacgttttagctcatttaaGTAGATAAAATCGCCCGTAAACTGCACATTTGGCtagcgatctgcagttgtcGTTAAGTTTTGGTCCGATTTGGTAAGCTACTGTAATAGCACGGTATCGGtaagttggtatcgaaacaactgcattgatttcataccgacaattttcaatccaccaaattgtcCACAGTGTCGTCCACTACAATTATATTGCgctattatctactaatatCTAAAGAAGACTAAAGAAGCAatgtaaaattattaaaatccatcgggaatatacaaatggtggggaaaaatggccaatgagacttcttccactagtgtgcagaaaatgatgtgtcgcataaaaccaatagtgcgtaaattaatacgcaacgttacccaataatttaatttaattatggatagctagataaaatacctacaaaatgccACActttaccatgtgtttagcttatttctggccagagctgtgtcctgttttatgcggccaaatttaaggtgtacCAAGCTTTACAACGTCGGGCACTATAATACCCGAACGCCCATGCACAAACTGGTGCGCCGTAATCGCAAGAATTTTgctggagttggtggtggtcgcttttGGGAGCAAATCGATGTCGCCTACTGCttggcctactactactactactactattactactactacgaacATGACTCAGCACAGCACCTCTGTGCCTGCGCTCTGTACTCTGACGCCAAATTTGGAGACGATAAGGGGGATCATCATAGGTCTAgaaggttctttttttttttgggggaggacAATTGCCTAAACAGTCAACAGCAGCCATCACGGGCCATCTCTTCCACGGTATGTGTGTGGACAATACACCGCGTGCCGCGTTCCGATAAGGGCACCGGGACGGCACTTATCGTGGAGCACTTGGAGCCGGGCGGGTAAGACTGTTACTTTGGAGTCACCGGCACAGCCAGTTACCGCCATATGCTTGCTCTAGGCGACGGGTTTCACAGGAAACCAGGCCAGGAATGTTGTCCTGTACGCGTGTAGGCACCAAAGAGAGCTCGAGAGCGGTGCAGCGTGGCTGGTTTACTAGAATGCCAGAGAATGCCGAGCTTCTAATGCAGCAGGTTCCACCGCCTCCGCCAATCGGAAAGTGGTCCGATTCGTGCAAGCGCAGGCGAGCTTACTCAAGGTGAGcgtgctgctattgctgctactgttgctacttaTGCTACCGAGAGGCTAGCGGGGAGAGTGGGGCTCCCATAGCTAGAACGCTTTACCTGGTGCAGTTGTCCCAGTCTCAGGTCGCGCAATTTGAGCGCCTATAGGCGTGGTACGTGCGTCTTTAGGGCATCCGTGCCTCATCTCTCTGAGAATCCTTTCCATATTAGGGCCACGAAAGTGGTTTCCAGTCACATAAGTCGCATCGGACAGCAGATAGGTCTACTATACCGTTCCTTAAGATCAGTTTTCTGTTGCGGAAGGTGGCGAAAGGATCCCTCCCCAAAAGTGTCTTCCTCTCTGACACACACTCCCGAACATTCGCAAATGGCCGAGCCGCGTCTTATCTAATCTTATCTCGCGCACCGCGCGCTCGCGTCCGCTCACCTGAGCAACCACTCAGCCGCGAACCGCCTTCCTCGCCTTCCTCGCCTTTCTGCCCCCCCTCCATCCGCCCacacactcctcctcctcctcctcctcctccttctgcccTTCGAagttcgtgcgttcgtttgtGCTGGCCATACCACTTACCACTTGGACGATCTTCAGTATGCCCGGTATGGTGATAAAGTACTGTGTGTTGAACTTCAGCCAGTTGAGATTAGATTCTGGTTTGGCCTGACCGGCGGCGGCTGCCGCTCCCGTTGTTCCTCCTCCCGCTGCCGGGCTGCCACCAGCGCGGTTCGGCGGGTCCACCGTCACTACCGTTTCGGCCAtcattctcgctcgctccgctccTAGTAGCCTATCTGACCACCGAAAGCCTACCAGCCTCGAGACAATATCACCTTCTATCtaccgcctgctgctgctgctgctgctgctgctactgttgcttgtGCTGGTCTATTTTTGCACCAgcaaaatgtttgatttgaccctgttctttttgttttcgaccAACTTGGCCGCTAGACCAACTTCTGTTGAGCCCCGTGGGATCACGCACGGGCTGGTATGcacgctactgctgccgttgctgctgctgattgcagAAGGACCCCCTCGGTCCCctcgtcgctcgctctctgtctttttcgttttctttacgcacacgcacgca from Anopheles aquasalis chromosome Y, idAnoAquaMG_Q_19, whole genome shotgun sequence harbors:
- the LOC126579811 gene encoding CKLF-like MARVEL transmembrane domain-containing protein 4 — its product is MMAETVVTVDPPNRAGGSPAAGGGTTGAAAAAGQAKPESNLNWLKFNTQYFITIPGILKIVQVVFGIICMACASPALIGGTHFFLFVVVTSFIATLLWTFVYLLGIREVLNLAINWILTELINTGIATLLYFIAFIVQLASWSNLYGHGRGSNIAAGVFGLFNFLAYTAGTYFLYVEHRSAAV